Within Scomber japonicus isolate fScoJap1 chromosome 18, fScoJap1.pri, whole genome shotgun sequence, the genomic segment taaatgtaattgCATTACATTACTCATTACTCAGTAGCAAAAGTAACACAGCGTTATATATAACTTGCTTTCGGTAATTAGCCGTCAGTTCTGTCAAAGTTGCTGTTATACAATTCAAAATCCTCTTTACACCCACATGCTGCATCTTTTGTGATTAACACATGTAGAAATAGAAATTGAGATGTTTGTGGTTTAACAAGCAGGCAGGTTACAGTTTGGAACATATTAATGACCATCCAACAGCTAGCGTTACATATACAGCACTGTAGAAGTTATTGTAATCCTACTACacattactgaaaaaagtaattaCATCAGCAGTAATGTGTTGCTGCCCAACACTGTTCGTCAGTGGTCTACATGTGATTATTCACATGATCATAAGAGGGTAAACAGAGGTTATTAAGTTTTTGCAGGTTGAGACGTTCTCCAGAAAATGATTAAGTTTCATAGTAGTATATCTCTGCCACTTTCAAAAACTGCGGTACAAAACATCCCACATCAATAAAAAGTCTATCATAAATTTGATAGCTGTTACATCAATATAATACCATGACAGTAATGACACCTGTTGTTGAAAGTAGCAGTCAGAGAAGACTGATCCCTGTTTTCATGTCTCATGCACAGTCGCACTATTCCCCACACtcactccaacacacacaaacattcacatcacgcacacagagactcacacacataaatctACCCGCCCCCCAACAAAACTTGTTTATGGGTTTCATGTACAGACAGTAGCCTTTGAGTCTCAAATCTGTCTCTCTCAACCGAAGCCCCGTAAAGGTCACTGTGAGAGGGTCTTCACTAATATCACTAGTGGAAACAGCTGATGTTCGCTGTGATGTATAATCACCTCACATCTACAAGCGAGCCCTAGGGAGGATTCCTGGGCAGGGAGTGCTGCCGCTGTTTCAGAGGGATGTATATCCTGCCAATGCCTGAGTGTTTTATTATTGGGGTTAGTGATGAAAAGCCTGTCTACACACTAACAATATGGCTTTGTAGATGAACTAGACCATACAGGCCTTCTGGATCAATGCACATCTGGGTATTGCTTTCACATAATACCACAATGCCCGcaaatgttttaattcaatCTTCAACTGGATGAGAGAATCCATTTACTGTTTGCTAACCCCTTCCCCCAAACAGCAATTGTCCAATCATAGCTTTGCAACTTTGTAACTAGACACAGGAAGCCTACCAAGCCATGGATTTTTCCAGTGTACATGGGGCTATAGTGAGGGTGATACTCAGCATCTAAAGAATTATGAAGGATGGTGTCTTTTTTTAGCCTTTCAAAAGTTAAAATCACAAGTGAAAGTGTAAGGAATGGAAACATTGTTTGGCAGCTCTAACATAAGCCAATGAGCATATTATTAACTAGTACGTTTTTGAAAATATGATTGAGGATGCTAACTTTATGCCAGTAGATAGACATGTGGCTTATGACCTCAGCCTTTTAGCATGGTATTGTGTATCTAGTCATCAAGCCTCTTTGACaagattatcattttaaaacaagctGGAAACATGAACAAGCTACGTAGCTTTTGTTTAATTAGCTAGCTAGCCGCAGCTGATAAAATACCAGCGATAGTTGTCATATCAACCATTAAAATCTGCAGTTGCTGACTTGATGTGGGAAACGTCTTCATAGTACCACTATCTGAAATTAACTTTTCCATTGTTTCTAAAATTACTTTTACAGTATATGGGGGTAAATCTGCCTCTATAATCATTGTAATATGAAAAGTTAAAAGACTGGCAGGTGAAGCAGCAGTAATGAGGTTGGGGCAGATAACATGGGTTTGACTGTAAGAAATTTGACAAAAGAGACTTTGTTCTATTACTACCTTCTCTCTGATGTTTTAGaatagtgaaaaaaaacactagTAGCATAGGAGGACTGACCCTCATAAATTTTCACTGATGATGCTTAATGCCTTGAAGGAGAAAACGGTAGATGAGAATTGAAAGTGAAAATTAAAAGTTTAAGAgaacagagtcagagagaggCAAAGCgaaagagaaggggagagatCGGATCAGAGGGGGATTGGAGGAAGGAGCGAGGTCCCTCGGGTGGGAGGAGTGAGAAAATTAGGTGGAGAAATCAAACGcctggagggaggaaggagtgagcGTTAGAGAAAGGGAGGGCCGAGAAAGGGTGATTATAAGAAAAGAAGTCTGGCTGGAATGAGAGGTGGAGATTGACGATTATTAATAGTAATGTTTAATTAGCATGAGTGCAGTCAGGAAAGTGATATGCCTGAGCCCAGCAGCCCATCTCTGACCCCATGCTGAACTGGGCTTCCATTTTTCATCCTAAAATAGTTGGAGAGGCCacatataaaacagaaagagCAGAGCCTCTAGTCTTTTACTGGATGTCCCTCCTGCACCTATACTGTACCTGGCACCTCTCCCAACTCAAAACCTGTCAGCCAGTTTCCAGGTAAGACAAAGAAATTactgagagacaaaaagagattGAGAGATTACGCAGTGCTATATAATAGGGGCACAAAGCTCAATGTTGTAGTTTACTAGCTCAGATCACATGTTTTAAGATGAGTTACTCATCACAAGGCACAAAAATGTATAGCAGAtgattgataatgaaataatagttgttttaaatgttccttTGTAATCAATTGCAGTGATAGATCAAACTAATAGGGAAGGTGATAAAGTCTGAGCTAAAGAAATGTGTGATGAGATGTAGTTTATCTATTTTATAGGCTCCTCTATAGATGAGAGATTAGATTGAGATACAGAGACAGTATATCAACAAGGTAATTACTTTCTGATAGCAACGGTTTGCTGCCAAAATTGGCGGCACAGGCGTAACTTTTTTTGCAGTGCTTACTTGTGATATCGTTCAAGGTCAACCTTTAATTACATCTAATGAGATTGACTACAGTCTGATGCCTCTGCTGCAGGGCTACATAACTTCATCAAAATGCTGATGCAGTAAAAGGCATAAAGTTCCTTTTGAGAGTATTTTCTGTGTACTTATGATTCTATGGATGATCACATAAGAAATGTTGCATGTACAGTAGATGCATAATGTATTATGAATATTCAttgacagaaaaacatttgtggatgcCATCGCAGTTAATTAATGTGTAATACATACTATTTTGTTTGTGTCAGAATGAAATATGCGTTTTTAACAATCTTAACGCTTTCAACAGGTCATTAAATGgaatttacatatttaatttgtttattaatattttatgcaaATGTCTATTGAATCTCCATACTTAAGACTGCGTTGATCACGTTTGTTTTGCAAAGTCATCTCATTAGTGTGTGACTTTATTAGATTGTGAATCTTAGTGGTTCCCATGTTAAGTGGGAGTGTGCTAACAAGttgaattaaaatgatgaaCAGGGTAAATATTATACCTGCTCATCATCAcattagcattgtcattgtgaacaTGTTAGCATGTCAATTTTAGCATTTAGCAAATTTGTTTTGACATTGGCCAATGACATACGTGCAAGTGTGCATTCTTGGTGAATTACTTTATAGCGTGAATGCAGTGTTTCTTCTGTTTACCTTACAAACATCATAATCATGCTGTGATAACCTTTCAGACTGGTTAAATCCTCTCTGTGAGTATTACAGTACCGACCACTGTGCTGTGTTTTAACGTCTGGTAATCCTTTAAATGCATAAATATGTAGGTCCAACTCCTATATTGTATGTCATTGATTCACGGGTACCTAAACAACATGCGCCCACCAACCCTGTCCCCTGCATTGTTTAAACGCATGGCTGATTTCAGTCTAAATGCAGCCTAAATAGgttacagcctcacagagctacTAGAGAAAGACTGGATTATTTTTCTtgcttacacacatacaaaaatggaGAAACTATTACACAGATTTTAAGATTACCTGCATCACATTCAGCTTAGTGACTAGAATGACGTAAGAGAGAAGCGcccatatatataaatagaacATTTCTAACTTACAAACTgactcagccaatcagaaagacaattatatactgtacagctagacacacacacacacacacacacacacacacacacacacacacacacacacacacacacaaagacgcAGGGCATTATTGTTGCCAAGCTGTCACTGCCTGGTTAAGCTATCCTGCCCTGTACCTGCCAGAGGGTTAGACAGTGGACAGTGGTGATAACAGCCAGATGATCCCCAGGCATCTGCACTACTTATCAAATTCATTATTTCCTtactgtgtgcctgtgtgtgtatgcatgagtgtgtgcatTTGCTTTTGTTTTCGAACAAACACCATTGTACTCCCTAATCAATAGACATTGTAATACACACTGAAAAGATAGCTCTCATGAAGATCAACTGTGCAGATCAGTGGCAAATCAGATAGAGAGCTTTTGTGGGAGATGCAAATCACTGAGGCCTTTGTGTTTCAGGTAAAGGGTCTGATAGAATTGTTCATGTTCTTTACATTTATGGTGTGACAGTGTGCATGGATTGTCATCCTTTGTGACAAGAAAATGCTTTAGAcaagcaaaaatgcaaaactgTCACCAGTCACCATCCAGGCATGACTATATTGGCAGCCGCCTGGAAAGCATTTTAATATTATCCACTTACATTTGGATTTAAGATCTGTCCTTACCAATAGATCTGCAAACTTCCCTCTGTTCAAACACTACCAgccagagaagaagaatattGGTGCTTCTTTGAGGAGCACCACTTTTAAACTAGTTTGCACTCATAATACTGTGGAGCTTGGATTAGAGTACATCAAATAGCACTTACACAGTACTTTCAGTTATATACAGGATTATTTTAATACCATTGTAAAAGGTTTTCTGAAGGATCAAGAAAGTAATTTggtgaaataattaaaagagAGTAAATGAATTGCAAAGTTTAAGGTACTATTccatatttgtgtttctgtgtgatcTCTTACAATTCAAAATGTGCTATTTTGGATTTCCtttaggtaaaaaaaataaaacaactttaccttcagtttacattaaaatgaaacagtCATAATTCTATTACATTGTATGAGTATGTAAATCTATAGTGATCAAGTAAATCCCACTGCATCAAACATCTTCAGTCCTCATTACAGCTTATAAGAACATATTGTATCTGCTGTTCTGTGCTGTTCATATAAATAACCAAAGGCACATACAGAGGAATGGACTTTCATATTCTGTAAGTCATAACAAAAGAAATCCCAATAATGCTGACCTCAGTTAAACTTAAACTAACATAAAGCTCAAGGGATGGATGattcacataaaaacaatgaTTTCTCAGAATAATGCTCAAAGTAGCAGTACAATGATACGGCGGCATGAAGGGTAAAACGTCAACACACAATACCTTCAAAGGCTATTTATGTAGAGGACAAAAGTTCAGTTCCAGTTCACAAACGGCATGCAATGATACCGAAGTGGCATATTCTTTTCTCCAGTGCATCTCTATATCTCTAACacatactcacatacacacattttctctgctttttacACACTCCTCTATGAACATAGACACGCCGGTCAAATGAGCACAAGAGGCTCAAGTTTCATGAATTGCAAGGACATTCTTCTTTTAAGCCTTCCACTTCATCACGCTAGCCTGTTTGGCACCATAACACACATAAATATTTGCATGCACGCagacactcacattcacacattcatgcagcTGTTACAGTAGACATGGGAGTTGGCAGCTGTACAGCATGGTTAAGTTTCCCACACCTAAAGTGACCATTAGGGTGATAGGACTTCCCACTGAAGGAAACCCCTGTATCACATTATTGCTCTGCTTCAAAGGCCTCACATGTTGGGAGGCATCAGAGTTGTCATCAGTACCCTGCAGAAACCTTTCAAACTCTTATGTCTAATATTAGGAACTTATTCATCTCCTTTCCATATACAGTTTATAATGTATGGTGAATTAGATATTTCATAAATACGTGAACTGTATCTTTATACctacattaacatttttatcagtGTAAAGCCATTAGCTCTGAGCAGTGTATGtatttgagaataaatataaatatatttttcaggcttattattattaaaatatatcttATGTTTGATTAAcaaaatatgtgtttgactgacTAGGTAGTATAACAGAGGGCATACCTGCACActcacagataaaaacacaatcagATTAGTGCTTGTGTAAACTCAAAGCCTTTCGTTAGATTACTGACAGATCAAAAATCTGCAGAGACAGACAACAGATAAGCACAACAACAATTGGTCTTCATGCTTCCCTTTGAATAAATCATTGTGGGTGACTTTATACAGTTCAACTGGCAGCAAACATACTGACTGAGATATCTCAGTAAATCAATCTTATCCTCCTTATTTCACGGTAAATTGTTTCTTTTCCCCCTCTGGACACCTTTGTGGTAAAGGTCAGAAAAGGAGGTTGtgctttaataatgataaaagatTGGATATGTGAACACACAAGTTGAGCACTGTTCAGTATTGATTGGtgtgcacagcagcagcatgtttCTGAAGTAGATAACACCCTACCTCTCTAGAAGCTCATACATCATTGAAGCTGAATGTGACACCAATAAAAGACATCCATGTACTAGTTCAAATTGTGGTTAACACTATATTTATGTGTTAGTAGTTTATTTCTTAACACTTAAAGATCTAGCCTAGCATGATTATTCTTCTCATCAGTGTTCTCTCTGGTTAATACATGATGATTTCTTTACTTTAATGAATAACTTAAGTGTTATTGTGGATATTTGTCCTAAATGCAGACAGATACAAGCACAGTTCTACAAATAATGAAGTAGAATATGTTTGAATAATGAGACTGCTTGAGGCGTGATTCAGCGAAAAAAGAGTGGCAAGAGAGATTTATAATGAGTGGATGTGTACAGACAATTCAGACTGTATTTCCAGGACAGAGCGATGATATCCGCTGCACAGAGGGaacactgtgatgatgatgatggtataAAAGATGATGTTGATACAGTCTCGGCACTGTCACCTTTCTCCAATACATTTAATTCCATATTACATCATGCTTTTGGTGgatttctcttattttattactgtaatgATGTCAGATATCtttgttaaacatggtcaaattTCCCAAACTTGAGATTaacatatgtagaaatgctccGTGCAAGTCAAAAGGCAGACTTCAATGTGCTTCAACTTCAATgctttgtgtctttctttttgtaCCATGCTGATGAGTTGACGTAAGATTATCACAAATACCTGTAAATGGCTGGTTATTGCTAAGGTTTTAGCaataaccatagcaaccaagGCTACAGAATGGTTCATGTGTTGTTTGTCCACTTGTACATTTGGGATAGGCTCAAACGTGTagggatgtatttgagaagtcaGCTGTGATGCAGCTTTCAGAcactaaccaatcagaacagagtgagcTCATCAGGAAGGAGATCTTAAAGaggagctaaaactgcctgtttCAATCAGAGGCTGAACTGCGTAAAGGGCcattataagataaataaggattttattgaactgtgaatcatgctgAGATACTCTAGTGGAGACCCAGGATGAACATATTGTAAATATAGTATGCAATCATACAATGGCTCGAATCACTAACAAACCATTCAAATATGGAACAActgaccttcacaataaaagacaaaattgAACAGTATAATGAAATCTGGCTTCCATTTATCAACTTCATAAAGGAGAGCTGAATCCTCCTCTCCCACAACTAACACTACAGATGGGACACGCAATTGACATAATAACTGAaggatagacacacacacatacacacacttttcccACACACTCTCTTAATTGTACGGTGCCCAGagaggcgcctttaaataaaaatgaattattattatcaattataAAAGCAAATATAGTATGCAGTTGTAGGCTATATGTAAGCTGCCTTCACAAACATCCCAAGATTTAAATCATTGAGCAGAGTTTGTTAACCTGTATTCAGAGGAGTAACCACATTTTTCCAGTTGCAAAACTGGAAGCAATGACCACTGACAGCTGAaggcatggtgtgtgtgtgtgtgtgtgtgtgtgtgtgtgtttagttggTTGAAGAAGCTTTTATTGAAGTGTGAGTGAAGTGTCAGTCAACTGTCATACTGTTTACTTGAAATAATGCCTGTCACAAGCAAATCCCTATTAAGGTTTGTCAGACCACAATGAGCATCCTCTAATCCATGTCACCCGCTCACTCCTCAACACTGACGTTCTCTAGACTCCTGTCTTCCTTCACTGCTCGCTTAGATTTCTATGAGCGTTCAGCTGAAAGTTTTATGCGTGCTGTATATGTGCGTGTCTGCAATggcaacagaggagaggaggacatcAGTCAAAGTCGGGGAGAAGGTGACAACTTCATAAGCAGCGATCGAGTTCAGTCACACATACAAAGTAAAAAGCCAAAGCGTCGTTAAGTGCTGGGCTCACCTTTCATAGTGTGAGGTACAAAAAAGATTCTCCGTCTGGACTAGGCTGACAAACTGAATCCTCTTGTGGTATTTCAGACGCAGCACAAGACTCAGATGGTCTGTTAAACCCCTGCCGACTTCACTGGCCCTATGCCCTGCTTTCATCTGTAACTCAATGATATCACACACGTAAAATGGAAAACATTGTCATGGACACCTCGCTGGTTGCCCTATCCCTCCTGCCTCTCTTTCATGCTTGTATTTACTTTACATCTTTATCTTTCCCTCAATTTTTGATCGTTTTTGGTTCATCTCCGGTTCATCTCCACAGCAGCCTGATAACAGGTCCCCAAAACACAACTGTTTGCCTCAACACCATCACCATCCCTCTACCATATCCTCTCTTAACCTCCGTCACatctcctttccctctctccctttatcACTCCTTCTCGACTGTCACTAATTCATTCTGTCACTCATCACCTCCTTCTCACATGTCCTGGTTTCCTGCTCCATTTCTAGAGTGTCACCAGTGTAATACGAGAATGTCTGGGacttctttctctgctctctagCGACCTTGTTTTTAACCttgtcccctctctctccttttctttctccctgtccttttctctctttttttctacattcatctctcctttccAACAGCCAAGATGGCAATGACCAGCATCCTCAACGCTGATGACATCAAGAAAGCTCTAGATGCATTTGCAGGTAAAAACTTCCCACATATAAATCACAGTGTAGCCTGGCGTGAAGAGCTAATTGCAGCTAAGTGTACCAACACTTGGCTGCAAATGTAAGCCAGCCCTGGTCCAAATAACCTCACAGATTTCATTAGGATTTAAGAGATGGATGATGTGGGATAGGATTAAGTTTCATGTTCCAGAGCTTGGTTTAGCTTTGAGCTGTTATTGAATATATTGAATATAACTGTTGAACCAAGATGTTGACTGAAACAGTTTGTTGTGCAAAACCTATGCTAATAAGTAGTTTTGCTTATAAATTTTACAGGCAAAATTAACATTGTTAGAAATTTTTACAGATATATAATCCATCCAGTGAGTTTTTTCACTTGCATGGTTACCTCTTTACTCCTCTTATTGACAGACAACTCCACCTCAATCTCAATGGAGACTCCCAATGTAAAATGAACACTCACTACATTCACTTTACAGGCTGAAATGcttaattccaatttttcagtAAGATCCAATTTTGTGTTAATagttcacattcattcattgttcacaagtgacagtgacagtgttgTTTGGGTGTGAGTACCGTTGAGGTCCTAATCTCCCATGCATGTGTAGATTTAACTGAAATGTGAACCACATGTGTACAAGAAtaccaacaaaaacaacattcatgCGACAGTCAGATCTTGAACATCCATGAAATGACTGTGCTTGCATAAATTTACGATGATTTCCTGAGACGTTAAAAAATCCACATGAATTCTGATCTGAGTGTTCTGACAGTGATCACATATCCAAAGATCAGATTTGGGACTCCTTATGCAAATGACCCTGATTTGTTATTGAAAAAATCAGGTCTGAGTCACTTGCGGGCAAAAAAGTTGGATTGGGACCACTTCAGCCTGTAATGTGAATATAGCCTTTAAACCAAATGTTGAAATGACACATAGCTGTCAAGAAAAATGTAGCCAACTCCAATTGAGTTTGAACCCTTAAACTTTAGACATGTGTTAAAAGGGCTGTACTGCCCAtatatttcttacatttctTTCAATATTTATGTAAACCTACTTAAGTTAAAGTTGATACCCATTActttgcttaaaaaaagaatactCTGACcctaaagaacaaaaaaaaagaggaactgTCCAAATACTTACTGTCTGGACTATATATGCCTGTATGCTTTTCTTTTACATATGTGTATACCTGTGGTTAGCTCTAGAGTCTGCTTGCATAGCTTAGACAGACAAAGGAGGACGACAGAGCTCCATGACCCAGAACTGACAGGTCCTCTGGCAAACACTCAATCTATAACTGTCACGCTGTTAGAAGGCCGCCCCATTACAATTAATTCTTTTGCCTTTGGGCCTCATCACCCAGATCAGAACAAGCGACTTCCAGTAAATTAAAGTAACTTTTAGTTTATGTGCTTATCAGTATGCGCACTTACTCATGTGTGCAGGATTTCAAGGTCATTACAGGAGAATTTGGGGGTTTAAAGGTGCGTGCAACATACTAAtctttgtgtgtgggtgtgtgtgtctctgtgtttgtgtgtgtgcagttgcTGACTCCTTTGACCACAGGAAGTTTTTTGAGATAATCGGTCTGAAGGCCAAGTCTTCTGATGATGTGAAGAAGGTCTTCACGGTGCTGGACGCCGACATGAGCGGCTtcatagaggaggaggagctcaaGTAAGtcgaacacacaaacagatttaAACCTCAAAACTAAATGCAATGAATGATCTTACTGCAAATGAAACATTACTGTTCTTTGACACAGATCCATTCAACTTTTCTGCCCTTGTCTAGATTCGTCCTGAAAGGTTTTGCCAAAGATGGCAGGGACCTGACAGACAAAGAAACCAAAGCATTTTTACAAGCAGCGGACAAGGATGGAGATGGCAAGATTGGAGTCGATggtaaacaccaacatcaaaTTCCATTAGTGGGAGTGTCACaagggtcacacacacacacacacacacacacacacacacacacacacacacacacacacagatacacacaaacaaaagtcacacatgcaagcacacactgGCAGAATGTTGCTGCAGTGTGGGATTTACTTACTGGTCCTCATCCTGATTTAATAACATTgaatgattaaattaaatgtagatTTATATAAGTTATTGAAttcactgtatactgtattttaaaatgctatatttaacaaaaaaggaagtagcagagtggagaagctgaaaccagagatTGATTGCTCAGCATTTTCCAAAGCATAGCATGacatttttgattgatttgaggAGTTGAGACAGTGTGAGATTTACAACTGAGGAAAACATGACAAATATATTACAGTAGTCAGGTAGGAAATCCATCTATAAATGAATGGTGGGTTTttggaaaaatgtgaaaaactcaAACATCCTGACAACTTTTCTTTTGCCTCCCTCTCTTTTGCAGAGTTTGCTGCCCTTGTGAAAGAATGAACAGTCACCTATCATGACTGACTAGCGCTCCAAGAACCTAACCCCCGCCACATCCTGACACTCCTTTCCTGCTCAGCACCtacacctcacttcacctcgcCTCACCTCACCCAACAAACAGCCACAATTcctgccacaaacacacacaaacacacacacacacacacacacacacacacacacggacacacacctCTTCTTCAACTTCTACCCCCACTGCTCTCCTCACTAAGTACAATGCTGCACTGAAGTGGTTTGCAGCCCTAAATGCTCCAACACCTTTACACATACCCCCACCAAATGCCCCCCACAGCTCCATTCAccctatttattttttcctttttatacaAACTCTTCTTGTTTCTGTTTATGTATAGATATAAAACATGCCTGCAGGAATAAACCTCAAccacattttaaagcataaagtagatatttaaagaaaactgaTATTATAAGAGAAAGACCCTCATCCTTTCGTTTTTCGTTTCCCCTTCTGTCCCCTTTTTCcgtttttctcttctttatcGATTCCCCTTCTGGGATTGTTTCCCTCTTGCTTACCCTCCCCTTTAATCTGCCCCCTCCTACGCCACCATCTCATCCATCCTtacatccatctatccatccctTTCTCCTCTGGTAATGAGCTGTTGTAAAACATaccaaaagaagaaagaagttaAGCTgtgaaagaataaaataaagtgttaaaaaaaacagctatgACTCACAAAGACTCTTCTCTTAATTCTTTCCTTTGATGTGACTCTATCTCTTATCTGATTTTTCACTCACTCCAGttatccttctttccctctttctctatttcACTGTCACTTTTACTCTTATCAGGTGAATAATAGCTTGACAGCAACCTAATAATGTATAAAGAGGTGTTTGAAAAGCTTTACCAAGGTCATAATTATCCCTCAGTGTTATTTGTTAGCATTCATTAACATTGTCTGTATTATCTCAGTAGTGACAGGAGAAGAGGAAACTGCATTAAACCAAACTGAGTGCAACTATCCAGCGTTTGTATAttacatatgtatataatacaatatcatttaatggaaacaaaaaaagggaggaggaggttgtATTATTCCACTTGCCAAACTGTCTTTATTCAGATGTGCTGTGCCAGTTTAACAAAACCATGCTGTGAGGCCATTAGCAGAATTGGATTCATACTGAGGTTCAATTTGGGTTAAGTATCCCCAGCGGAGGACCCAAACAGGCAACACAGGATTCCTGATCTTCTTTAGTAGGCCATTATACTGCCTGAGCAAATAAACACAGATCTAAACCTTAGAGGCTACCACTTAAACAACAAGCACAAAGGTTCAGTTTAGACTTTAAAGGTCAATGTCAATTCATAACAAAAGTGATACtcaaaaacagtaaacaatTGTGCCAAAATGTCCCATTAATAAACACAGTTTGACTATTTATCATGTAATAGTACTAATTATTCAATAAGTCCATATTATTCATCAGTTACTTATACACATTATAgatcaatattttcattatgcCACCAGTTCAATATGTCACCTGCTAATTGAGTGATACACCAAGGAATAATGATGCTATTAAGATGATATTATATTAGCCATGAATGCATTGCATTATTCATTACAGTACATTTCTGCTGCAGACATTTTATCCTCTTTTTATGAGATATTACACTCTCTGCCAGAGGTTACATCATCATATTTCTACAAGCCAGTTTTCAAAATTACATCTGTAACATAATTAACATTTAGTT encodes:
- the pvalb6 gene encoding parvalbumin 6 encodes the protein MAMTSILNADDIKKALDAFAVADSFDHRKFFEIIGLKAKSSDDVKKVFTVLDADMSGFIEEEELKFVLKGFAKDGRDLTDKETKAFLQAADKDGDGKIGVDEFAALVKE